The Candidatus Paceibacterota bacterium DNA window GTAGGCGAGCCAATGACTCTAGCAGATGGCACTATTCTCTATCGCCCAGGTATTGTGCATAGACTCGACCGTGAGACCTCAGGGGTTTTATTGATAGCCAAAAACCAATCAGCTTTTACTTTTTTTAAAAAACAATTTCAAAATCATACAATCTTGAAGAAGTATTTAGCTTTTGTATATGGGCTTGTCAAAACAGATAGGGGAGTGATCAATCGGCCTATTGCCCGTAGTCGATCGGATTTTCGACGTTGGTCTGCTCAGGCCGGCTCCCGCGGAGAAGCCCGTGAAGCGGTGACGTATTATCGGGTCCTCGGGCGTAAGGAGGGCGAAGGAGACACTTACTCTGAGATAGGAGCTCACTCCGCCACTCTCCTAGAGCTAGAGCCAAAAACTGGCCGCACTCACCAGATCCGCGTGCACTGCAAATCCAT harbors:
- a CDS encoding RluA family pseudouridine synthase, whose amino-acid sequence is MQKSPIKKKVEKSPKKTQKPKIEVLYEDNDVVAINKPAGLMVHPDSKNSEGVTLCDWIIDRYGDAIKEVGEPMTLADGTILYRPGIVHRLDRETSGVLLIAKNQSAFTFFKKQFQNHTILKKYLAFVYGLVKTDRGVINRPIARSRSDFRRWSAQAGSRGEAREAVTYYRVLGRKEGEGDTYSEIGAHSATLLELEPKTGRTHQIRVHCKSMHHPVVADPLYEPENLKATHLLGFDRLALHARSISFMLADGVQKTVEAPFPKD